Proteins found in one Cervus canadensis isolate Bull #8, Minnesota chromosome 24, ASM1932006v1, whole genome shotgun sequence genomic segment:
- the AZIN2 gene encoding antizyme inhibitor 2 isoform X1, protein MAGYLRETDFVMVEEGFSAGDLLEDLTLGASQAATEEVAAFFVADLGAVVRKHFCFLKCLPRVRSFYAVKCNSSPGVLKVLAELGLGFSCANKAEMELVQHIGVPASKIIYANPCKQIAHIKYAAKHGVRLLSFDNEMELAKVVKSHPRARMVLCVATEDSHSLSRLSLRFGASLKSCRHLLENAKRDHVEVVGVSFHIGSGCPDPQAYAQSIADARLVFEMGAELGHRMHILDLGGGFPGVEGAKVRFEEIASVINSALDLYFPEGCGVDILAKLGRYYVTSAFTLAVSIIAKKEVLLDQPGREEETGSAPKTIMYHLSEGVYGIFNSVLFDNTCPAPILQKKPSTDQPLYCSSLWGPAANGCDCIAEGLWLPQLHVGDWLVFENMGAYTVGMGSLLRGAQTCRITYAMSRVAWEALQGQLLPAEQDEDAEGMCKPLSCGWEITDTLCMGPVFTPASIM, encoded by the exons ATGGCTGGCTACCTGAGAGAAACGGACTTTGTGATGGTGGAGGAGGGTTTCAGCGCCGGAGACCTGCTGGAGGATCTCACTCTGGGGGCCTCACAGGCCGCCACG GAAGAGGTCGCTGCCTTCTTCGTGGCCGACCTGGGTGCCGTGGTGAGGAAGCACTTCTGCTTTCTGAAGTGCCTGCCTCGAGTCCGATCCTTTTACGCTGTCAAGTGCAACAGCAGCCCGGGCGTGCTGAAGGTCCTGGCCGAGCTGGGGCTGGGCTTCAGCTGTGCCAACAAG GCAGAGATGGAGTTGGTCCAGCATATTGGTGTCCCTGCCAGTAAGATCATCTATGCCAATCCCTGTAAGCAAATTGCACACATCAAGTATGCTGCCAAGCACGGGGTCCGGCTGCTGAGCTTTGACAACGAGATGGAGCTGGCAAAGGTGGTAAAAAGCCACCCCAGGGCCAG GATGGTTCTCTGCGTTGCCACTGAGGACTCCCACTCTCTGAGCCGCCTGAGCCTCAGGTTCGGAGCGTCGCTGAAGTCCTGCCGACACCTGCTTGAGAATGCCAAGAGGGACCATGTGGAGGTGGTAGGTGTGAG tttTCACATTGGCAGCGGCTGTCCTGACCCTCAGGCCTACGCTCAGTCCATTGCGGATGCCCGGCTTGTGTTCGAAATGGGCGCTGAGCTGGGCCACAGGATGCACATCCTGGACCTCGGTGGCGGCTTCCCTGGCGTGGAGGGCGCCAAAGTGAGATTCGAAGAG ATTGCTTCTGTGATCAACTCAGCCTTGGACCTGTACTTCCCGGAGGGCTGCGGTGTGGACATCCTTGCCAAGCTGGGGCGCTACTACGTGACCTCGGCCTTCACCTTGGCAGTCAGCATCATCGCCAAGAAGGAGGTTCTTCTGGATCAGCCAGGCAGGGAGG agGAAACCGGTTCCGCCCCCAAGACCATCATGTACCATCTCAGTGAGGGCGTGTATGGAATCTTCAACTCAGTCCTGTTTGACAATacctgccctgcccccatcctGCAGAAG AAACCATCCACGGACCAGCCCCTGTACTGCAGCAGCCTGTGGGGCCCGGCGGCCAATGGATGTGACTGCATAGCTGAGGGCCTGTGGCTGCCGCAACTACACGTAGGGGACTGGCTGGTCTTTGAGAACATGGGCGCCTACACTGTGGGCATGGGTTCCCTCCTTAGGGGTGCCCAGACCTGCCGCATCACCTATGCCATGTCCCGGGTGGCCTG